A part of Fusarium oxysporum Fo47 chromosome III, complete sequence genomic DNA contains:
- a CDS encoding uncharacterized protein (expressed protein) yields MERVKPLAPKLMINIHPEWVKKLRDDWNICCSFGFKSDSSKEEFNIIAWARTPQRNYNVSFEDIYEIGAYADNVKLGDEIVPNTELVRVKLGDTVSLSKGWTISLVEPPEDVAPDGFRFRTKSDGDASAVVMKYIHQEMQPVYIAGLGTDPLPSGTYTIKPTGNVCFFFLGQQEKTAFSLNKVSNPKIIQYAGKLPLTVSYDREGNWIVGNDIDLNPGSH; encoded by the exons ATGGAACGTGTCAAGCCTTTGGCTCCCAAGCTCATGATCAACATTCATCCTGAATGGGTGAAGAAACTTCGAGATGATTGGAATATTTGCTGTTCATTTGGTTTCAAATCCGACTCATCAAAGGAGGAGTTTAACATTATTGCATGGGCTAGGA CTCCTCAGAGAAATTATAATGTATCATTCGAGGATATATATGAAATTGGCGCCTACGCTGATAACGTAAAACTAGGCG ATGAGATTGTTCCCAATACGGAGTTAGTACGAGTCAAGCTTGGTGATACCGTCTCCCTCAGTAAAGGCTGGACCATCTCGCTCGTCGAGCCCCCAGAAGATGTTGCTCCAGACGGTTTCCGGTTCCGAACTAAATCAGATGGGGATGCTTCCGCTGTCGTCATGAAATACATCCATCAGGAAATGCAGCCTGTTTACATTGCTGGGCTAGGAACCGACCCCCTGCCATCTGGGACTTACACCATTAAACCCACAGGCAatgtttgctttttcttccttggtCAACAAGAGAAGACAGCCTTTTCACTGAACAAAGTTTCCAATCCCAAGATTATACAATATGCAGGAAAACTCCCCCTGACGGTTTCTTACGATCGTGAAGGCAATTGGATAGTTGGCAATGATATTGATTTAAACCCAGGAAGTCATTGA